TGCAACGCTCGCGGCGGACAGGCCAATGCTTCTTCTATCCCCGCATCTGCGAGCCAACCACGGGCAACACCGATCTCGAATGGATTCTCGCGTCTGGGAGAGGGCGCGTTCATGCGACGACGGTGATGCGCCCGAAACCGCCCGGGCAGCCTTACAATGTCGCGCTGATCGATCTCGCTGAAGGGCCACGCATGATGTCGCGCGTCGAAGGCGTCGCGCCTGAGAAAGTCGCGATCGGCATGGACGTCGCAGCCTCGATCGTTCGCGAAGGCGATGAGCCAATCGTCATTTTCAAGCCGGCGCCATGAGAGAGTCGCTTCGCGGCAGAACGGCGATCGTGGGCGCGGCGACCTGCGGCATCGGCGAGGCGCCGGGATTCGAACCGATCGATCTCGCCGCGCAGGCGAGCCTTCTGGCGCTGGCCGATGCGGGCCTTGCGCTCAAGGATGTCGACGGCCTCTTCCTCTGCCTGCCAACTGACATGCTTTCCGGCCTCGCCTTCGCCGAATATCTCGGCGTGCAACCGAAGCTGACCGACAACAATCGCACGGGCGGATCATCCTTCCTCACCCATACGGTCTGGGCGGCGCTCGCGCTTGACGCGGGTCTCTGTGATGTCGCGCTGATCGCCTATGGCGGCAATCAGCGCACGGCCTCGGGAAAGCTCGTTTCCGCCTTCGCGAATTCGACCTATGAATCCGTCTATCGCCCGGTGATGCCGATCGCGGGCTATGCGCTCGCAGCCTCACGCTACATGCATGAATATGGCGCGACCCGCGAACATCTCGCCCATGTCGCCGTCGCTGCGCGCGAATGGGCGAAACTCAATCCGGAAGCCTTCGCGCGCGACGATCTCACCATCGCGCAATGCCTGTCGGCGCGCATGGTCGCCGATCCCCTCGGCGTGCGCGACTGCTGCCTCGTCACCGATGGCGCAGCGGCGATCGTGATGACGCGCGCCGATCGCGCGCGCGATTTGCGCCGGAAGCCTGTCTATCTTCTCGGATCGGGATCGGCGATCACCCACAAGGAGATCGCCAACATGCCCGATCTCACAATCACCGGCGCGCGCGAATCCGGCGCGCGCGCCTATGCCGAGGCGCGCGTGTCGCCGCGCGATGTCGATGTCGTCGAACTCTATGACGCCTTCACCATCAACACGATCCTGTTCCTTGAAGATCTCGGCTTCTGCGCGAAAGGCGAGGGTGGGCCCTTCGTCGCCAGCGGCGCGATCGCGCCGGGCGGAGAGCTGCCCGTGAACACGAATGGCGGCGGCCTGTCCTGCGTTCATCCCGGCATGTACGGTCTTTTCACGATCGTTGAGGCGGCGCGCC
This sequence is a window from Terrirubrum flagellatum. Protein-coding genes within it:
- a CDS encoding Zn-ribbon domain-containing OB-fold protein, translating into MDEQTAVGPAQQFRRFLAEGRFMLQRSRRTGQCFFYPRICEPTTGNTDLEWILASGRGRVHATTVMRPKPPGQPYNVALIDLAEGPRMMSRVEGVAPEKVAIGMDVAASIVREGDEPIVIFKPAP
- a CDS encoding acetyl-CoA acetyltransferase, which codes for MRESLRGRTAIVGAATCGIGEAPGFEPIDLAAQASLLALADAGLALKDVDGLFLCLPTDMLSGLAFAEYLGVQPKLTDNNRTGGSSFLTHTVWAALALDAGLCDVALIAYGGNQRTASGKLVSAFANSTYESVYRPVMPIAGYALAASRYMHEYGATREHLAHVAVAAREWAKLNPEAFARDDLTIAQCLSARMVADPLGVRDCCLVTDGAAAIVMTRADRARDLRRKPVYLLGSGSAITHKEIANMPDLTITGARESGARAYAEARVSPRDVDVVELYDAFTINTILFLEDLGFCAKGEGGPFVASGAIAPGGELPVNTNGGGLSCVHPGMYGLFTIVEAARQLRGEAGARQVANARIALCHGNGGVFSSQATNILGIAETL